One Psychrobacillus glaciei genomic region harbors:
- a CDS encoding 2-oxoacid:ferredoxin oxidoreductase subunit beta — translation MVTFKDFRNNVKPNWCPGCGDFSVQAAIQRAAANVGILPHELAVISGIGCSGRISGYIHSYGFHGIHGRALPIAQGLKMANKDLHVIASGGDGDGFAIGLGHTIHSIRRNIDVTYVVMDNQIYGLTKGQTSPRSAEGFKTKSTPGGAIEPSLKPLELALTSGATFVAQGFSSDIKELTAIIEAGINHKGFSFINVFSPCVTYNKVNTYDWFKEHLTKLSNIEGYDHTNREEAMQVVMEKEGLVTGIIYQNEHAPSYQEQVPGYAETPLADQNLKMSEEEFNVLLQDFM, via the coding sequence ATGGTAACGTTTAAAGATTTTCGTAATAATGTAAAACCAAACTGGTGCCCAGGTTGCGGTGACTTTTCTGTTCAAGCAGCTATTCAACGTGCGGCTGCAAATGTTGGCATTCTGCCTCATGAATTAGCTGTAATCTCCGGTATTGGATGTTCAGGTCGTATTTCAGGGTATATTCACTCTTATGGGTTTCATGGTATCCACGGGAGAGCACTTCCAATTGCACAAGGGTTAAAAATGGCAAATAAAGATTTACACGTCATCGCATCTGGGGGAGACGGTGACGGTTTTGCCATAGGGCTTGGACATACGATTCATTCCATTCGTCGTAATATCGATGTAACCTATGTCGTAATGGATAACCAAATCTACGGATTAACTAAGGGTCAAACTTCTCCACGTTCTGCTGAAGGATTTAAAACTAAGTCAACTCCAGGAGGAGCAATTGAGCCTTCCCTTAAACCGCTTGAATTAGCACTTACTTCTGGTGCTACGTTTGTTGCACAAGGATTTTCATCCGATATTAAAGAACTAACTGCGATTATTGAAGCAGGTATTAACCATAAAGGTTTTTCATTTATTAATGTGTTTAGTCCATGTGTAACATACAACAAAGTAAATACGTATGATTGGTTTAAAGAACATTTAACGAAGCTTTCTAATATAGAAGGTTATGATCATACGAATCGGGAAGAAGCCATGCAAGTAGTAATGGAAAAAGAAGGTCTTGTAACAGGCATCATTTATCAAAATGAACATGCTCCATCTTATCAAGAACAAGTTCCAGGATATGCAGAAACCCCACTTGCAGATCAAAATTTAAAAATGAGTGAAGAAGAATTTAACGTTTTATTGCAAGATTTTATGTAA
- a CDS encoding MFS transporter produces the protein MKLNKNFRFLMLGQTLANLGDVFYIVSIISVLYKLTSSATVAAFVPFTITSAMFISSIITPLVIGKWRLKSVLLASQIGKTILLVGLGAFILLFLQDMNYYFIFFIIAGIAFLDGCANPILHTLIPYYVEDEQLIKANSIAESLTQMIQIGGWLFGGLLLLVISSIQLIGIVSVLFMLSCVLLAFIQHVDYVDKEKQKLWEQLTGGWKSIGATPVLKKIVQMDIIETIAGTVWIAAIVYVFVEQALHVGEQWWGLINGSFFIGLLIGSLYCIKFPNLVDQYKYLFIFAGVIISSILTILFGTTSHPVIALILSFGIGLFGQLKNIPQRTVIQRSISVEKLVTVYTSMGTVATGVFGISSLVIGILADHLGVRAVFIFSGLLLAIVSIIAYRNKKLFV, from the coding sequence ATGAAATTAAATAAAAATTTTCGTTTTTTAATGCTTGGCCAAACTTTAGCTAATCTAGGTGATGTATTTTATATCGTTAGCATCATTAGTGTTTTATACAAGTTAACGAGCTCTGCAACTGTTGCTGCATTTGTTCCATTTACAATTACTTCTGCGATGTTCATTTCTAGTATTATTACACCTTTAGTAATTGGCAAGTGGCGTTTAAAATCGGTGTTATTAGCATCGCAGATTGGAAAAACCATTTTACTAGTGGGATTAGGTGCTTTTATTTTACTATTTTTACAAGATATGAACTATTACTTTATCTTTTTCATCATTGCCGGAATAGCATTTTTAGATGGCTGTGCGAATCCTATTTTGCATACTCTTATTCCTTACTATGTAGAAGATGAGCAGTTGATCAAAGCTAATAGTATTGCAGAGTCCCTTACACAAATGATTCAAATAGGTGGATGGCTTTTCGGTGGTCTTTTATTGCTCGTTATAAGCTCTATTCAATTAATAGGCATTGTAAGTGTACTATTTATGCTGTCCTGTGTATTATTGGCCTTCATTCAACACGTGGATTATGTCGACAAAGAAAAACAAAAACTTTGGGAACAGCTCACCGGAGGGTGGAAAAGTATTGGAGCAACTCCAGTTCTGAAAAAAATAGTTCAAATGGACATTATAGAAACTATTGCTGGAACGGTGTGGATTGCTGCAATTGTTTATGTATTTGTAGAACAAGCACTACATGTAGGCGAACAATGGTGGGGCCTTATAAATGGTTCATTCTTTATTGGGTTATTAATAGGTAGTCTATATTGTATTAAATTCCCTAATCTTGTTGATCAATATAAGTACCTTTTTATTTTCGCGGGAGTCATAATCTCTAGTATCTTAACTATATTATTTGGTACAACAAGCCATCCTGTTATAGCGTTAATTTTGTCGTTTGGTATTGGTTTGTTTGGTCAGCTTAAAAATATTCCACAAAGAACGGTTATTCAAAGAAGTATTTCTGTTGAAAAATTAGTAACTGTTTATACATCTATGGGAACAGTTGCAACCGGAGTTTTTGGAATTTCTTCTTTAGTAATTGGAATACTTGCAGATCACCTAGGCGTGCGTGCTGTATTTATATTTTCAGGATTATTATTGGCAATAGTAAGTATTATTGCATATCGAAACAAAAAATTATTCGTATAG
- a CDS encoding stage V sporulation protein S, with protein MDSLKVSSRSNPNSVAGALVAVIREQGYAEMQAVGAGALNQAIKAIAIARGFVAPSGTDLTCSPAFTDIVISGEDRTALKLLVEKRSK; from the coding sequence GTGGATTCTTTAAAAGTATCTTCTCGTTCCAACCCAAATTCAGTTGCAGGTGCATTAGTTGCAGTAATAAGAGAACAAGGGTATGCAGAGATGCAAGCAGTAGGAGCAGGGGCATTAAATCAAGCAATTAAAGCAATTGCAATTGCAAGAGGATTTGTTGCACCTAGTGGTACTGATTTGACTTGTTCACCTGCTTTCACAGATATTGTTATTTCAGGTGAAGATCGAACTGCTTTGAAATTATTAGTAGAAAAAAGGTCGAAATAA
- a CDS encoding CynX/NimT family MFS transporter has product MSTKTETNKKTTILLILGIIFISSSLRSPLTSVGPIISFIRDGLGISNVLAGFITTIPLLAFAIFSPLAPKIARRFGMELTLFFSILLLTAGIIIRSLGTTSLLLIGTALIGIAISFGNVLMPSLIKLKFPLQIGLLTAIFTVSMNLTAGIGAGVSYPIADGTKYGWQGALGCWAILAIIATIVWIPQIRKSKENTETRKISSTKKAKSILLNPLTWTITLCMGLQSLIFYTTAAWIPEILQSEGMQAEQSGWMLSIMQFSQLPMTFIIPIIAGRLKDQRILVVVYTALYLIGFIGLLAGPASLTLVWMIFLGLAGGASFGLVMMFFSLRSRTPIEAAELSATAQSIGYLLAAIGPVVFGFIHDETASWFVPKILFIVFILVLFVSGMHAGRDRFVSNENENSTSAL; this is encoded by the coding sequence TTGTCAACAAAAACAGAAACAAATAAAAAAACTACTATTTTATTAATACTCGGAATTATTTTCATATCTTCCTCCCTAAGGTCACCTCTTACATCGGTAGGACCGATTATTTCATTTATTCGAGATGGTTTAGGTATCTCGAATGTGTTAGCAGGTTTTATCACTACTATTCCTCTTCTTGCATTTGCAATTTTTTCTCCTTTAGCACCTAAAATTGCCCGCCGCTTTGGAATGGAATTAACTTTGTTTTTTTCCATCCTCTTATTAACAGCTGGGATTATTATTCGGTCATTAGGAACTACTTCTTTATTACTTATTGGAACTGCACTAATTGGTATTGCCATTTCATTTGGAAACGTATTAATGCCTAGCTTAATAAAACTAAAATTTCCTTTACAAATTGGTTTATTAACAGCAATCTTTACTGTTTCAATGAATTTAACAGCTGGAATTGGAGCGGGGGTCAGCTATCCTATTGCGGATGGTACTAAATATGGATGGCAAGGTGCTCTTGGTTGTTGGGCAATTCTAGCTATTATAGCGACAATCGTTTGGATACCACAAATCAGGAAAAGTAAAGAAAACACGGAAACACGAAAAATTTCATCTACAAAGAAAGCTAAGTCAATATTACTTAATCCTTTGACATGGACGATAACCTTATGTATGGGATTGCAGTCATTAATTTTTTATACCACTGCCGCATGGATACCTGAAATCTTACAATCCGAGGGAATGCAAGCAGAACAATCTGGGTGGATGTTATCCATTATGCAGTTTTCGCAGTTACCAATGACATTTATCATTCCCATTATTGCAGGTCGTTTAAAAGATCAAAGAATCCTTGTAGTAGTTTATACGGCTCTATATTTAATTGGTTTCATCGGATTATTAGCTGGACCTGCTTCACTAACTCTTGTTTGGATGATTTTCCTTGGATTAGCAGGAGGAGCATCATTTGGACTAGTCATGATGTTTTTTTCACTACGTTCTCGAACACCAATAGAAGCTGCCGAGCTTTCTGCTACAGCACAATCTATTGGTTACCTTTTGGCAGCAATTGGCCCTGTTGTTTTCGGATTTATTCACGATGAAACCGCAAGCTGGTTTGTTCCGAAAATATTATTTATCGTATTCATTTTAGTTTTATTCGTTTCAGGGATGCATGCAGGAAGAGATCGTTTCGTTTCTAATGAAAATGAGAACAGCACGAGCGCCCTTTAA
- the rny gene encoding ribonuclease Y, producing MLEIIISALLGLFVGALVSYNYLKKVNDSKVTGAKQSSALILDEAKREAEALKKEALLEAKDETHQLRNEAESDIRERRMELQKQENRLVQREENLDRKDDALNKREVGLERKEDALTERQQHIEQKESKVDELVGMQKSELERVSTLTREEAKSIILQEVENELATDIAVMTKESETRAKEESDKKSREILSLALQRFAADHVAETTVSVVNLPNDEMKGRIIGREGRNIRTLETLTGIDLIIDDTPEAVILSGFDPIRRETARLALEKLVQDGRIHPARIEEMVEKSRREVDEQIREIGEQTTFDIGIHNLHPDLMKILGRLRYRTSYGQNVLKHSTEVAFLAGLLAAELGEDVTLARRAGLLHDIGKAIDHEVEGSHVEIGVELATKYKEHPVVINSIASHHGDTEATSVIAVLVAAADALSAARPGARSETLENYIRRLEKLEEISESYEGVEKSFAIQAGREIRIMVRPDQIDDLTAHRLARDIRKRIEEELDYPGHIKVTVIRETRAVEYAK from the coding sequence ATGTTAGAAATTATCATCTCCGCTTTGCTTGGTCTGTTTGTCGGTGCTCTTGTTAGTTATAATTATCTGAAAAAAGTGAACGATTCAAAAGTGACCGGTGCAAAACAATCTTCAGCACTCATCTTAGATGAAGCAAAGCGAGAAGCAGAAGCTTTGAAGAAAGAAGCACTTTTAGAAGCCAAAGATGAAACTCACCAATTACGAAATGAAGCAGAATCTGACATCCGTGAACGCCGTATGGAACTGCAAAAACAGGAAAATCGGTTAGTACAAAGAGAAGAGAATCTTGATCGTAAGGATGATGCTCTAAACAAGAGAGAAGTAGGTCTTGAGCGTAAAGAAGATGCTCTAACCGAAAGGCAACAGCATATCGAACAGAAGGAAAGTAAAGTGGACGAGTTAGTTGGAATGCAAAAAAGCGAACTTGAAAGAGTTTCTACATTAACACGTGAAGAAGCGAAGTCGATTATTCTTCAAGAAGTGGAGAATGAACTTGCAACTGACATAGCTGTAATGACAAAAGAGTCGGAAACTCGTGCAAAGGAAGAGTCGGACAAAAAATCTCGTGAAATTCTTTCCTTGGCATTACAACGTTTTGCAGCAGATCATGTAGCAGAAACAACTGTTTCCGTTGTTAATCTACCAAATGATGAGATGAAAGGTCGCATCATTGGTCGTGAAGGTCGTAACATTCGTACGTTAGAAACTTTAACAGGCATTGATTTAATTATTGATGATACTCCAGAAGCTGTTATTCTATCAGGATTTGACCCTATACGTAGAGAGACTGCCCGATTAGCACTAGAAAAATTAGTACAAGATGGACGTATTCACCCTGCACGTATTGAAGAAATGGTAGAAAAGTCTAGAAGAGAAGTGGATGAGCAAATCCGCGAGATTGGTGAACAAACAACATTTGACATTGGTATTCACAATCTACATCCAGACCTTATGAAGATCTTAGGTAGACTCCGCTATCGTACAAGCTACGGTCAAAATGTGTTAAAGCATTCTACTGAAGTAGCATTTTTAGCTGGATTACTCGCAGCAGAGCTCGGAGAAGATGTAACACTTGCTAGACGTGCGGGTTTACTTCACGATATTGGGAAAGCAATTGACCATGAAGTGGAAGGAAGTCATGTAGAAATTGGTGTAGAACTAGCAACCAAGTACAAAGAGCATCCTGTCGTGATTAACAGTATTGCTTCTCACCATGGCGACACGGAAGCTACTTCCGTTATCGCCGTATTGGTGGCAGCAGCGGATGCACTGTCTGCTGCTCGTCCTGGGGCTAGAAGTGAAACACTAGAAAACTACATTCGTCGTTTGGAGAAACTAGAAGAAATTTCAGAATCTTACGAAGGCGTTGAAAAATCTTTCGCAATTCAAGCAGGAAGAGAGATTCGTATTATGGTTCGTCCTGACCAAATTGATGATTTAACTGCGCATCGTTTGGCAAGAGATATCCGTAAACGAATTGAAGAAGAACTAGATTATCCTGGTCATATTAAAGTAACAGTTATTAGGGAAACTAGAGCGGTAGAATACGCAAAATAA
- a CDS encoding nitric oxide synthase oxygenase, whose amino-acid sequence MLKEAEDFIRTFYYETGQSEQEMQSRLLEIEIQIVKYGSYEQTIEEITYGAKMAWRNSNKCIGRLFWQSLNVFDKRDLHTEEEIFKALLEHIQFATNEGRIRPTISLFSPHDIRIWNHQLIRYAGYETEKGIIGDPDSIAFTKKCQELGWKGNNERFDVLPLVIQTKNNQPKLFEIPKEYILEVPIRHPEHKLFEELQVKWYAVPIISSMKLEVGGITYPTAPFNGWYMGTEIGARNLADDNRYNMLPTIAENMGLNTKSNASLWKDRALVELNAAVLFSFKEDGVSIVDHHTAAQQFKRFESNEMDAGRDVTGNWTWLIPPLSPGTTHIFHKPYNNEKKTPNYFYQPSPY is encoded by the coding sequence ATGTTAAAAGAAGCAGAAGATTTTATACGAACTTTTTATTATGAAACGGGCCAATCGGAACAGGAAATGCAGTCTCGTTTACTTGAGATAGAGATTCAGATTGTAAAATATGGAAGTTATGAACAAACGATTGAAGAAATTACATACGGTGCTAAAATGGCATGGCGTAATAGTAATAAATGTATAGGTCGGTTATTTTGGCAAAGTTTGAACGTTTTTGATAAACGAGACTTACATACAGAGGAAGAAATATTTAAAGCATTACTAGAGCACATTCAGTTTGCGACAAATGAAGGAAGAATTAGACCGACAATTAGCCTATTCTCACCTCATGATATTCGTATCTGGAACCATCAATTAATTCGCTATGCAGGCTATGAAACGGAAAAAGGAATAATTGGTGATCCAGATTCGATAGCGTTTACGAAAAAATGCCAGGAACTTGGATGGAAAGGTAATAACGAACGGTTTGATGTATTGCCACTTGTCATTCAAACAAAGAATAATCAGCCTAAATTATTTGAAATTCCAAAAGAATATATTCTAGAAGTGCCAATTCGTCACCCGGAACACAAGTTGTTTGAGGAGCTACAAGTAAAATGGTATGCAGTTCCAATAATTTCAAGTATGAAACTAGAAGTTGGAGGTATTACTTATCCAACAGCACCATTCAACGGATGGTATATGGGAACGGAAATAGGTGCCCGTAATTTGGCAGATGATAACCGCTATAATATGCTACCTACAATTGCAGAGAACATGGGACTAAACACGAAATCCAATGCTTCCCTTTGGAAGGATCGTGCATTAGTAGAACTAAATGCGGCTGTATTATTTTCCTTTAAAGAAGATGGTGTAAGTATCGTGGACCATCATACTGCAGCTCAACAATTTAAGAGGTTTGAGTCAAATGAAATGGATGCAGGCCGTGATGTAACAGGAAACTGGACTTGGCTAATTCCACCATTATCACCTGGAACAACGCATATTTTTCACAAACCTTATAATAATGAAAAGAAAACTCCAAATTATTTTTACCAACCATCTCCATATTAA
- a CDS encoding 2-oxoacid:acceptor oxidoreductase subunit alpha: MLQQLSWKVGGQQGEGIESTGEIFSMAMNRLGYYLYGYRHFSSRIKGGHTNNKICVRPTQVRTIPDDLDILVAFDQETIDVNYKELTEKSVILADAKFSPVSPENCLAPMYIVPFTEIAAELGTSLMKNMVAIGATSALLKLDKAVFQGVVDEIFGKKGTEVVEKNMQAIQQGFDIMAEQLGDRLGEWELVAADGKHRMFMIGNDAIALGALTAGVRFMAAYPITPASEIMEYMIKKLPLFGGAVIQTEDEIAAATMAIGSNYGGVRAFTASAGPGLSLMMEAIGLSGMTEQPLVIVDTQRGGPSTGLPTKQEQSDLMQMIYGTHGEIPKVVIAPSTGEEAFFDTIQAFNIAEELQCPVIILSDLQLSLGKQTVEPFDYSKIEIRRGKLIQNEEIPPTEDKSYFKRYEVTEDGVSPRVLPGTEYAIHHVTGVEHDETGKPSEAATNRILQMDKRLGKLKHINFSEPVYVNAPYEEADILFVGFNSTRGVLEELQQTLISQGMKVNHAHIRLIHPFPVKEMEALVANAKKIVIVENNATGQLANILKMNVGGHDKVVNVTKYDGTPFLPLQLEKQVKELLN; this comes from the coding sequence ATGTTGCAACAACTTTCATGGAAAGTAGGCGGGCAGCAAGGAGAGGGTATCGAAAGTACTGGGGAGATTTTCTCAATGGCGATGAATCGCCTAGGGTATTACCTTTACGGATATCGTCATTTCTCTTCTCGTATTAAAGGTGGACATACGAATAATAAAATCTGCGTACGACCAACACAAGTTCGTACAATTCCGGATGATCTAGATATACTTGTAGCATTCGATCAAGAGACAATAGATGTTAATTACAAAGAGCTTACCGAAAAAAGTGTTATCTTAGCCGATGCTAAATTCTCACCAGTTTCACCAGAAAACTGCCTTGCACCAATGTACATTGTACCTTTTACAGAAATTGCAGCAGAACTTGGTACGTCTTTAATGAAAAACATGGTTGCTATAGGAGCAACTTCCGCTTTATTGAAATTAGATAAAGCAGTGTTTCAAGGTGTAGTTGATGAGATATTTGGTAAAAAAGGAACAGAAGTAGTAGAAAAAAATATGCAAGCAATTCAACAAGGTTTTGATATTATGGCGGAGCAATTAGGCGATCGTTTAGGGGAATGGGAACTTGTTGCGGCTGACGGCAAGCATCGTATGTTCATGATTGGAAACGACGCGATTGCTCTTGGGGCATTAACAGCGGGTGTTCGATTCATGGCAGCTTATCCAATCACACCAGCATCTGAAATTATGGAATATATGATTAAGAAGCTGCCGTTATTTGGTGGAGCGGTTATTCAAACAGAAGATGAAATTGCAGCCGCAACGATGGCAATTGGTTCAAACTACGGTGGAGTACGTGCATTTACTGCATCAGCAGGACCGGGATTATCCCTTATGATGGAAGCAATAGGTTTATCAGGGATGACGGAGCAACCACTTGTAATAGTCGATACACAACGGGGTGGACCATCAACTGGACTTCCAACGAAACAAGAACAATCTGATCTTATGCAAATGATTTACGGTACGCATGGTGAAATTCCTAAAGTAGTTATTGCACCTAGTACAGGAGAAGAAGCTTTTTTTGATACGATTCAAGCTTTTAATATTGCAGAAGAATTACAATGTCCTGTAATCATTTTATCCGATCTTCAACTTTCTCTTGGTAAACAAACAGTAGAACCATTTGACTATTCTAAAATTGAAATTCGACGTGGTAAATTAATTCAAAACGAAGAAATTCCACCGACAGAAGACAAATCGTATTTCAAACGATATGAAGTAACAGAAGATGGTGTTTCACCTCGTGTACTTCCAGGTACGGAGTATGCAATTCACCACGTAACTGGTGTAGAGCATGATGAAACTGGAAAGCCTTCTGAAGCTGCAACAAATCGTATACTACAAATGGACAAGCGTTTAGGTAAGTTAAAACATATCAATTTCAGTGAACCTGTTTATGTAAATGCTCCTTATGAAGAAGCAGATATTTTATTCGTTGGATTTAATTCTACAAGAGGCGTGTTAGAAGAATTACAGCAGACACTTATTTCGCAAGGAATGAAAGTGAATCATGCACATATTCGATTAATTCATCCATTCCCGGTAAAAGAAATGGAAGCTCTAGTAGCAAATGCAAAAAAAATAGTCATAGTTGAAAATAATGCTACAGGCCAACTTGCCAACATATTAAAAATGAATGTTGGCGGTCATGATAAAGTAGTAAATGTAACGAAGTACGATGGAACGCCTTTCTTACCATTACAGCTTGAAAAACAAGTAAAGGAGTTGCTTAACTAA
- a CDS encoding RicAFT regulatory complex protein RicA family protein, with translation MTTKYTKDDIIEKAREIAKMIANTEEVDFFKRAEAQINENQSVREKIASLKSLQKQAVNFQHLGKEKALKLIEGKIEAIEAEIDDLPIVQEFKQSQGDVNSLLQMVANSISNNVTNQIIEATDGDLLRGETGSQVRNSTPGSCS, from the coding sequence ATGACTACTAAGTATACAAAAGACGATATTATTGAAAAAGCAAGAGAAATTGCCAAGATGATTGCAAACACAGAAGAAGTGGATTTCTTTAAGCGTGCAGAAGCTCAAATCAATGAAAATCAATCCGTTCGAGAAAAAATTGCTAGTCTAAAAAGCTTACAAAAACAAGCAGTTAACTTTCAACATTTAGGGAAAGAAAAAGCATTAAAATTGATTGAAGGAAAGATTGAAGCAATCGAAGCAGAAATTGACGATCTACCAATTGTTCAGGAGTTTAAACAATCTCAAGGAGATGTAAACAGTCTTCTACAAATGGTTGCGAATTCAATCTCTAACAATGTGACAAATCAAATAATAGAGGCAACAGATGGAGACTTACTAAGAGGCGAAACTGGTTCTCAAGTAAGAAACTCTACACCAGGTAGTTGCTCATAA
- the miaB gene encoding tRNA (N6-isopentenyl adenosine(37)-C2)-methylthiotransferase MiaB encodes MNEESRLLSSQVKDPNSPDKKSEKDYSKYFQAIYTPPSLKEAKKRGKEEVAYHNDFAIAEEFRGMGQNRKFYIRTYGCQMNEHDTEVMAGIFMQLGYEPTDTVDDANVILLNTCAIRENAENKVFGELGHLKHLKQNNPDVLIGVCGCMSQEESVVNKILKTYNQVDMIFGTHNIHRLPNILNEAYLSKEMVIEVWSKEGDVIENLPRVRKGSIKAWVNIMYGCDKFCTYCIVPYTRGKERSRRPEDIIQEIRHLAAQGYKEVTLLGQNVNAYGKDFEDLDYRFGDLMEDLRKIDVARIRFMTSHPRDFDDHLIEVLAKGGNLVDHIHLPVQSGSSEILKIMARKYSREHYLELVNKIKTAIPNASLTTDIIVGFPNETDEQFEETMSLYKEVGFEIAYTYIYSPREGTPAAKMVDNVPMEVKKERLQRLNKLVNDMSAEAMKKHDGQIVEVLVEGESKNNPDVLAGYTSKSKLVNFKGPKEIIGQLVQVKITDAKTWSLTGELVEVPNGQKVGI; translated from the coding sequence ATGAACGAAGAATCACGTTTACTTAGTAGTCAAGTGAAAGACCCCAATTCTCCGGACAAAAAATCCGAAAAGGATTATAGTAAATATTTTCAAGCAATTTACACGCCTCCATCTTTAAAAGAAGCGAAAAAACGAGGAAAAGAAGAAGTAGCTTACCATAACGACTTTGCCATTGCCGAAGAATTTAGAGGTATGGGGCAAAATCGTAAATTTTATATACGCACATATGGCTGTCAAATGAATGAACACGATACAGAGGTAATGGCTGGTATATTCATGCAACTTGGATATGAACCAACAGATACTGTAGACGATGCAAATGTCATTCTTTTAAATACTTGTGCAATCCGTGAGAACGCAGAAAATAAAGTATTCGGAGAACTTGGCCATTTAAAGCATCTAAAGCAGAATAATCCAGATGTTCTAATAGGTGTATGTGGATGTATGTCTCAAGAAGAGTCTGTAGTCAATAAAATTCTAAAAACATATAACCAAGTAGATATGATTTTTGGAACCCATAATATTCATCGTCTGCCTAACATCTTAAATGAGGCATATCTTTCGAAAGAAATGGTAATAGAAGTTTGGTCTAAAGAAGGCGACGTGATCGAAAACTTACCACGAGTGAGGAAGGGTTCGATTAAAGCCTGGGTTAATATTATGTATGGTTGTGATAAGTTCTGTACATATTGTATCGTTCCTTACACACGAGGAAAAGAGCGTAGTCGTCGACCAGAAGATATTATTCAAGAAATTAGACATCTTGCAGCGCAAGGCTATAAAGAAGTTACATTACTAGGTCAAAACGTAAATGCATACGGAAAAGACTTTGAAGATTTAGACTATCGCTTTGGAGATTTAATGGAAGATCTTCGAAAAATAGATGTAGCACGTATACGTTTCATGACGAGCCACCCAAGAGATTTCGATGATCATCTAATCGAAGTGCTTGCAAAAGGTGGAAACTTAGTCGATCATATTCATTTACCTGTTCAGTCAGGTTCTTCTGAGATTTTGAAAATTATGGCGCGTAAATATTCCCGTGAGCATTATTTAGAACTTGTTAATAAAATAAAAACTGCCATTCCAAATGCATCTTTAACAACTGATATTATTGTAGGATTCCCAAATGAAACAGATGAGCAATTCGAAGAAACAATGTCTTTATATAAAGAAGTAGGTTTTGAAATTGCGTATACGTATATTTATTCTCCAAGGGAAGGTACTCCAGCTGCAAAAATGGTAGATAATGTACCAATGGAAGTGAAAAAAGAGCGATTGCAGCGTCTAAACAAACTTGTAAATGACATGTCTGCTGAAGCAATGAAAAAGCATGATGGACAAATTGTGGAAGTGTTAGTAGAAGGAGAAAGTAAGAATAATCCGGATGTTCTAGCAGGATACACAAGTAAAAGTAAGCTAGTAAACTTTAAAGGACCAAAAGAAATTATTGGTCAACTCGTGCAAGTGAAAATTACGGATGCAAAAACATGGTCACTTACTGGAGAACTTGTGGAAGTACCAAATGGACAAAAGGTGGGAATATAA
- a CDS encoding TIGR00282 family metallophosphoesterase, whose translation MKILFIGDIVGSIGRDTLESYLPRLKRKYAPDVVIANGENAAAGRGITKSIFQSLLHMGVDVVTMGNHTWDQKEIMDFIDDTDYLIRPANFSEEAPGKGMTTISKNGQTISVINMHGRTFLPPHDDPFKKATELVEEAKKISPIIFVDFHAEATSEKIAFGWHLDGKASVVVGTHTHVQTADSRILPGGTAYITDVGMTGPYDEVLGMRKEDVLYRFQTNMPTRFEVPKTGRSVLSGFFVEVNDSTGKAIHQERVYINDDYPFKG comes from the coding sequence ATGAAAATATTATTTATAGGTGACATTGTTGGATCTATAGGAAGAGATACTTTGGAGAGTTATTTGCCAAGATTAAAAAGGAAATATGCGCCGGATGTAGTTATTGCAAATGGAGAAAATGCTGCGGCAGGGAGAGGGATTACGAAAAGTATTTTCCAATCATTATTACATATGGGTGTAGATGTGGTAACAATGGGTAATCATACTTGGGATCAGAAAGAAATTATGGACTTTATTGATGACACAGATTATTTAATCCGTCCTGCAAATTTTTCAGAAGAAGCTCCTGGTAAAGGAATGACGACCATTTCGAAAAATGGACAAACTATTTCCGTTATCAATATGCATGGAAGAACTTTTTTACCCCCACACGACGATCCGTTTAAGAAAGCAACGGAGTTAGTAGAAGAAGCAAAAAAAATATCTCCCATCATCTTTGTAGATTTTCACGCGGAAGCAACAAGTGAAAAAATCGCATTTGGTTGGCATTTAGATGGTAAAGCATCTGTTGTGGTAGGAACGCATACACATGTTCAGACAGCTGATTCACGGATTTTGCCAGGAGGAACAGCATATATTACAGATGTTGGAATGACTGGGCCTTACGATGAAGTTTTAGGTATGAGAAAAGAAGATGTTTTATATCGTTTCCAAACGAATATGCCCACTCGTTTTGAAGTTCCAAAAACTGGGCGTTCTGTATTGAGTGGATTTTTTGTAGAAGTAAATGATTCTACGGGAAAAGCTATACATCAAGAACGTGTTTATATAAATGATGATTACCCGTTTAAAGGGTAA